The genomic DNA AGGCATCTGCACATCCATGAGGATGGCATCAAAAGGTCCGCTCTGCTCCAGCAGTTCCAAAGCCTCAATCCCGTTCTCAGCAGTCTCGACCTCAAAGCCCTGCTCGGTCAGAAAATGGGCAATGTACAGCTGATTGGTGGCATTGTCTTCGGCCAGCAGGATACGGGCCGGAACAGTCTTGTCCGATCCTGATGTTTCAAAAATTGTAACCGGGCTTTCCACGCACTCACCCACGCTGGACTTGAGCCTGACCGTGAACTTGAATTCCGTACCCCAGCCCTCCCGGCTGCTGAAAGTGATCTGGCCGCCCATCATCTCCACCAGCTGGCGCGAAATAGCAAGCCCCAGTCCGCTTCCGGGGTGACGCTTGGAGTATCCGGCATTAAGCTGCACAAAACTTTCAAAAAGCTTCTCAGCCTTATCATCGGAAATACCTATCCCGGTATCCTTGACCCGGAATTCGAGAATGGCTCCCTCTTCAAAGCTGCCCACATGATCAACTGAAACTTCGACATAGCCCTTTTCAGTGAATTTGATGGCATTACCCACAAGGTTGATGATGATCTGGCCCAGCCTGTATTCATCTCCGTGGTAGCAGCGGGAAACATCGTCATTCACGTTGGCCCGCAGTTCTATGCCTTTTTCCTCCGCCTGCACCTTAAGCACTGAGAGCTGCTTTTCCAGCATGTCAAAAAGATTGAAATCATCAGGCCGAAGCTCCATCTTACGGGCTTCGATCTTGGAAATATCAAGGATATCGTTGATGATGTGGAGCAGGGATTCCGCCGCCTTCTTGACCGTAACCAGATAGCCCTGCTGTTCTTCGGTAAGATCGGTACTCAGGGTCATCTCGCTCATGCCGATGATGGCACTGATGGGAGTACGGATTTCATGGCTCATGTTGGCGAGGAATTCACTCTTGGCCCGGCTTGCTTCTTCAGCGGCGTCACGGGCCTCGCAAAGCTCAACCTCACTGCGCTTGCGTTCGGTGATATCCTGCCCCACGGCAAGCACCCCCAGTGCCCCGCCCTTGGCATCCAGCAACCGGGAAAGTGACCATTGCATCATACGCTCTTCCCCGCCCCTTGCTATGACGTAATTTTCCAGCAGTCGCAGGGGATTCCCGGAAAGGACAGTGGAAAACTGACGGTTGTGGTCCGTCCAGAGCCGCTCCGGGACAAAAAGTTCATAATAATCCCGTCCAAGCACCTCATGACGGGTCCTGCCGAACAGGTGTTCGGCCATGCGGTTGAATTCAAGAATTTTTTTATCCGGGGACAGAAGTATGATCACGCTTTCAGCGGTCTTGACCAGTGAACGGAAGCGGTAGGCACTTTCCTTGAGGGCTTCTTCCACCTTCTTTCTGGTGGTGATGTCCTCCACTGTGGCCACGACTTTCTTGATGCTGCCGTCATCGGAAAAAATGGGAGAGGCGTTGATGGAAAGAAGCACCTTGCGGCCGTCCAGCCAGTGGATGGCATGCCGGATATCAAGCACCGCATTGCGGATTTTCATGACCCGGTTAAAGGCCAGCCGCTCATCCGGAAAAGGGGAGCCGTCATGGGCGGTAATTTTCCAGACCGGATCATTGTGCTGCTTGCCGATGATATCCCCACGGGCCACACCGTGCACCCGTGCAGCCTGATCATTGGCAAAAATAATCCGGCCGTCATTATCCATGACCAGAATGCCCATGGGGCTGGTTTCCATAATACTGCCCATGAGATCACGCTCACGCTGCAGCTCCATCTCAACCCGCTTTCTTTTGTCGATGTTCAAATAAAGAAAGCCGATGAAGACCAGCAGCACAGTGATAATCACACCCGCACCGATAACAAGTATCCTGTCCAGATTACCGGCCCCCAGCTCCGTAAGCGTGCCGGAAAGCCAGCCTTCGGCGAATATGTCCGAACAGCCGGGCAGGAAAATCAGCAGTGCAAAGAATATTGAGCGCAGCATCTTTTTACAATCTATCGATTCCGTTTATGGGGTTAAGGGAAACACAGCAGTATAAGTAATAAATGGATAAACACACCATTACCGTCATTAACAATACAGAGCAAGAGTATTAGTAATTTTATTGACTACATTACAAAATCCCCTTCATCTCCATTCCCTTTATGAGGCCGAAACATCCGGCAAGCATCATATCCCCACCGGGAGCGGGAAATTCCACAGGATGTGCTTCCAGCAACGCCCGCCGGGGCCCCAACACATACGTAGGTGCGAATCCCTGCGCTTCTTCAGGCAGGTCAAGGGTCAAACAGCCGTGCCCCCAGTCGTCAAAAACATCCTGAAAACTGATTTTGCCCTGCCGGAATCGCTGCGAGTCAGCCCAGAGCTTTTCCGGGGTCATGTTTCCGGTATGGTGTTCGTAGACTCCGTACACTGCGCCTTTATAAAGCAGAAACGATACGGTGTGGCTGTTGCCTACATTAATGAGACAGACGCCCTGCCGATGGCTGTGCTCCATGATTTCATCC from Desulfovibrio sp. JC010 includes the following:
- a CDS encoding PAS domain-containing hybrid sensor histidine kinase/response regulator, yielding MLRSIFFALLIFLPGCSDIFAEGWLSGTLTELGAGNLDRILVIGAGVIITVLLVFIGFLYLNIDKRKRVEMELQRERDLMGSIMETSPMGILVMDNDGRIIFANDQAARVHGVARGDIIGKQHNDPVWKITAHDGSPFPDERLAFNRVMKIRNAVLDIRHAIHWLDGRKVLLSINASPIFSDDGSIKKVVATVEDITTRKKVEEALKESAYRFRSLVKTAESVIILLSPDKKILEFNRMAEHLFGRTRHEVLGRDYYELFVPERLWTDHNRQFSTVLSGNPLRLLENYVIARGGEERMMQWSLSRLLDAKGGALGVLAVGQDITERKRSEVELCEARDAAEEASRAKSEFLANMSHEIRTPISAIIGMSEMTLSTDLTEEQQGYLVTVKKAAESLLHIINDILDISKIEARKMELRPDDFNLFDMLEKQLSVLKVQAEEKGIELRANVNDDVSRCYHGDEYRLGQIIINLVGNAIKFTEKGYVEVSVDHVGSFEEGAILEFRVKDTGIGISDDKAEKLFESFVQLNAGYSKRHPGSGLGLAISRQLVEMMGGQITFSSREGWGTEFKFTVRLKSSVGECVESPVTIFETSGSDKTVPARILLAEDNATNQLYIAHFLTEQGFEVETAENGIEALELLEQSGPFDAILMDVQMPEMDGLETTRRIREQGNDIPIIALTAYAMEGDREKFLSNGMDAYSSKPVKIDELVQIIGKLVPHKA